The Nostoc sp. 'Lobaria pulmonaria (5183) cyanobiont' genome window below encodes:
- the cobO gene encoding cob(I)yrinic acid a,c-diamide adenosyltransferase — protein sequence MKNDTPQELNPDQQIGRLIDQVMSSSLTDEQYRKKMQRRKEVQDKRIAEAVPEKGLIIVNTGNGKGKTTAALGMVLRSLGHGYKVAIIQFIKGSWEPSEKRVFSYWEDQIEFHAMGEGFTWETQDRDRDLDKASAAWEKSLEYIRNPDFQLVLLDEINIALKMAYLPVEDVLAGLAQKPANKHVILTGRGAPPALIERADLVTEMTLVKHPFRDQGVKAQPGIEY from the coding sequence ATGAAAAACGATACACCGCAAGAATTGAACCCAGACCAACAAATTGGGCGCTTGATTGATCAGGTAATGTCTTCATCTCTGACTGATGAACAGTACCGCAAAAAGATGCAGCGACGCAAAGAAGTGCAAGACAAGCGCATAGCAGAAGCTGTACCAGAAAAAGGGTTAATTATTGTAAATACTGGTAACGGTAAGGGTAAAACCACTGCGGCTTTGGGGATGGTGTTGCGATCGCTCGGTCATGGGTATAAAGTAGCGATCATTCAATTCATCAAAGGTAGCTGGGAACCTTCCGAAAAAAGGGTTTTCAGTTATTGGGAAGACCAGATAGAATTTCACGCAATGGGCGAAGGCTTTACCTGGGAAACTCAAGACCGCGATCGCGATCTTGACAAAGCTAGCGCCGCCTGGGAAAAATCATTAGAATACATCCGCAATCCAGACTTTCAACTGGTATTGTTAGACGAAATCAATATCGCCCTCAAAATGGCTTACTTACCAGTAGAAGACGTTTTAGCAGGTTTAGCACAAAAACCCGCTAACAAACACGTTATCCTCACAGGTAGAGGCGCACCACCTGCTTTAATTGAGCGTGCTGATTTAGTAACCGAAATGACCCTAGTTAAGCACCCTTTCCGCGATCAAGGTGTGAAAGCACAACCGGGAATTGAGTATTAA
- a CDS encoding peptidoglycan-binding domain-containing protein produces the protein MLDLFISTYLVFVKQDTLNGSLVAKEPKRMAVSSPEVIRHILIGLGYLAPEIDPKPDLTKFAPWKRNSDFLTDDPTEEAIKKFQKQYSQKLTVNGNADSETRTVMEDTVKGLQNRLKFHGFATNAEIPPDKPFYGPATYTAVKKFQKSQGLTENGIATFEQRQILQQSSLRDKPQPQSQVKLIDLCVQFKKNPQNPSYIAALNNLQQNLPKDVLHKVTNKWRGTNDQNPEIVKLTNLFTYYDDNNANHRDALNHLQSQLTPAISQAFLNLWNKK, from the coding sequence ATGTTAGATTTATTTATTTCTACTTACCTAGTTTTTGTCAAACAAGATACATTAAATGGTAGTTTAGTCGCAAAGGAACCAAAACGTATGGCCGTTAGTAGCCCTGAAGTCATCCGTCATATATTGATTGGATTGGGATATTTAGCTCCTGAGATTGATCCTAAGCCGGATCTCACTAAATTTGCTCCCTGGAAGCGGAATAGCGACTTTTTGACAGACGATCCTACTGAAGAAGCGATTAAAAAGTTTCAGAAACAGTACTCACAAAAACTTACGGTTAATGGTAACGCTGATTCCGAGACTCGAACTGTAATGGAAGATACAGTCAAAGGGCTTCAGAATAGATTGAAGTTTCACGGTTTTGCAACCAATGCCGAAATTCCTCCAGACAAGCCTTTTTATGGACCAGCTACTTATACAGCAGTCAAGAAATTTCAGAAATCTCAGGGTTTGACTGAAAATGGTATTGCTACTTTTGAACAGCGCCAAATTCTACAGCAATCTAGTCTAAGAGATAAGCCTCAGCCCCAGTCACAAGTCAAGCTGATAGATTTGTGTGTCCAATTCAAAAAGAATCCTCAAAATCCTTCTTACATCGCAGCATTAAATAACTTACAACAAAATTTACCCAAGGATGTTTTACACAAAGTTACTAACAAATGGAGGGGGACAAACGATCAAAATCCTGAGATTGTCAAGCTGACGAATCTCTTTACTTATTATGATGACAATAATGCAAACCATCGTGATGCACTAAATCACTTACAAAGTCAGCTTACCCCAGCCATCTCTCAAGCATTTTTAAATCTTTGGAATAAGAAGTAA
- a CDS encoding NB-ARC domain-containing protein, whose protein sequence is MNPLQRRRKRGVILTPEGFQKLQTAKCQAQSWDNLDKRYTLEDLSDRTGLDPDTLMKVFHCQVGVDKQTLNICFRAFNLLLESSDYQLPRTDEVITNQHSIQNLTDWGEAPDISVFLGRTTELTTLKHWIIEEHCRLVTLLGMDGMGKTSLSVKLAEQIQDKFEFVIWRSLRNAPPVKDMLADLIKLLSKGQETNLSKTLDDRISQLIHYLKNTRCLLVLDNLETILQDASGKYDIGYYQQGYEGYSELIRRVAQTLHQSCLVLTSQETPRVIRRLLGENLPVRALQLKGLQITEVEEIFKTKGAFWGSTGDLHQLVESYAGNPLALNIAFNKIDKLFDGNISEFLTQKTLVFGEIHQLLKEHFKRVSVTENMIVEWLAGNSQPASLSELRSKISPTIPTPQLLNALESLQERSLVDNNANLFSLAPMTREYINHQLIQNKIRSKIQHRQRPSQKYPSITTREKTKLSFNIPALPIVKQQG, encoded by the coding sequence ATGAATCCACTACAACGCAGGCGCAAACGGGGTGTTATTCTTACACCTGAAGGATTTCAGAAACTTCAAACGGCGAAATGTCAGGCACAAAGTTGGGACAACTTAGATAAACGTTACACTTTGGAAGATTTAAGCGATCGCACTGGCTTAGATCCAGATACACTGATGAAGGTATTTCATTGCCAAGTAGGAGTTGACAAGCAAACTCTAAACATCTGTTTCAGGGCTTTTAATTTATTACTTGAATCAAGTGATTATCAACTACCTCGGACTGATGAAGTAATCACTAATCAGCATTCAATCCAAAATTTAACTGATTGGGGCGAAGCACCTGATATCTCTGTATTCTTAGGACGCACAACAGAACTAACAACACTAAAACACTGGATTATCGAAGAACACTGCCGACTAGTGACTTTGTTAGGAATGGATGGGATGGGCAAAACTAGCTTATCAGTAAAGCTAGCAGAGCAAATTCAAGATAAGTTTGAGTTTGTGATTTGGCGCAGTCTTCGCAATGCTCCACCAGTCAAAGATATGCTAGCCGATCTAATTAAACTTTTATCCAAAGGGCAGGAAACTAATTTATCAAAAACTTTAGACGACAGAATTTCCCAGTTGATTCATTATTTAAAAAATACTCGTTGTTTATTGGTATTAGATAATCTAGAGACAATTTTACAAGATGCTTCAGGTAAATATGATATTGGATACTATCAACAAGGTTATGAAGGTTATAGCGAACTTATCAGACGAGTGGCACAAACACTTCATCAAAGTTGCTTAGTGCTTACAAGTCAGGAAACGCCGAGAGTAATTAGACGACTGCTAGGAGAAAACTTACCTGTTAGGGCATTGCAACTAAAAGGCTTACAAATCACAGAAGTAGAAGAAATCTTTAAAACTAAAGGTGCTTTTTGGGGTTCAACTGGTGATTTGCATCAACTCGTTGAAAGCTATGCCGGTAATCCATTGGCATTAAATATAGCTTTTAACAAAATTGATAAATTATTTGATGGTAATATTTCGGAGTTTTTAACCCAAAAAACATTAGTTTTTGGAGAAATTCACCAGCTTTTAAAAGAGCATTTTAAACGCGTGTCAGTTACAGAAAATATGATTGTTGAGTGGTTAGCAGGTAATTCTCAGCCTGCCTCACTTTCAGAACTGCGATCGAAAATATCACCTACTATACCAACACCACAATTACTAAATGCTTTGGAATCTTTACAAGAGCGCTCTCTAGTAGATAATAATGCTAATCTTTTCTCTCTAGCACCCATGACTAGAGAATATATAAATCACCAATTAATCCAAAACAAAATTAGATCCAAAATCCAACATCGCCAGCGTCCATCACAAAAATATCCCTCGATTACTACCAGAGAAAAAACTAAACTCTCGTTTAATATTCCAGCGCTTCCCATCGTGAAGCAGCAAGGTTAA
- a CDS encoding 2'-5' RNA ligase family protein: MSRFFVALLPPQDIQDYANEIKQYFADRYASSGALKSPPHITLQPPFEWADANLPLLEASLKEFASGQQPVAITLKGFDGFVPRVIYINVVRSQELLTLQADLMVHTESNLGIVDQVSKTRPFAPHLTVAFRDLTKQNFKAAWPEFENRQLHFEFTADKLTLLLHDGKRWNIKREFSFFSGSNRGIFL; the protein is encoded by the coding sequence ATGAGCCGTTTTTTTGTCGCCCTCCTACCACCGCAAGACATTCAAGACTACGCCAACGAGATTAAGCAGTACTTTGCCGATCGCTATGCTAGTAGCGGAGCGCTAAAGTCTCCGCCTCATATTACCCTGCAACCGCCCTTTGAATGGGCAGATGCTAACTTGCCACTGTTAGAAGCATCCTTGAAAGAGTTTGCCAGTGGACAACAGCCAGTGGCAATTACACTTAAAGGGTTTGATGGCTTTGTACCTCGTGTAATATACATTAATGTTGTCAGAAGTCAAGAGCTTTTAACTTTGCAAGCTGATTTAATGGTTCATACAGAAAGCAACTTGGGAATTGTTGATCAGGTTTCTAAAACCCGCCCTTTTGCACCCCATTTAACGGTTGCATTTCGGGATTTAACAAAGCAGAACTTTAAAGCTGCTTGGCCAGAATTTGAAAATCGTCAGTTGCATTTTGAGTTTACTGCTGACAAATTAACCTTGCTGCTTCACGATGGGAAGCGCTGGAATATTAAACGAGAGTTTAGTTTTTTCTCTGGTAGTAATCGAGGGATATTTTTGTGA
- a CDS encoding KGK domain-containing protein, with the protein MSDQIILSDEDVVSMAQDTNFTEASTSTGEELMETVANLVFNNTSLQKDKAEAWAANGVNCKILLAQGGGWQKGKIRICFEFVPDKPTPTKPLIPTNSASPLDDLRSHLEV; encoded by the coding sequence ATGAGCGATCAAATTATTCTGTCCGATGAGGATGTTGTTTCTATGGCTCAGGATACTAATTTTACTGAGGCTTCAACATCGACAGGTGAAGAATTGATGGAGACTGTGGCAAATTTGGTATTTAATAACACCAGTTTACAAAAGGACAAGGCTGAAGCCTGGGCTGCGAATGGGGTGAACTGTAAGATTTTACTGGCTCAGGGTGGCGGCTGGCAGAAAGGTAAAATCCGAATTTGCTTTGAATTTGTTCCTGACAAGCCCACACCAACAAAACCACTGATTCCCACGAATTCGGCATCTCCACTGGATGATCTGCGATCGCACTTAGAGGTCTAA
- a CDS encoding YciI family protein — protein MPWFVKIEEGKVDKPTFDQYVPAHKAYIQNLIAKGHKARTGYWAEQRGGMLLFEAASKEEAEVIVADDPLVKYGCVNYQLYEWRIVME, from the coding sequence ATGCCGTGGTTTGTAAAAATTGAAGAAGGCAAAGTCGATAAACCTACATTTGACCAATATGTACCTGCTCACAAAGCCTACATTCAGAATTTGATTGCTAAAGGACACAAAGCGCGAACAGGCTATTGGGCAGAACAAAGAGGCGGGATGCTGCTGTTTGAGGCAGCCTCAAAGGAGGAAGCAGAAGTGATTGTGGCTGATGACCCCTTGGTGAAATACGGCTGCGTCAACTATCAGCTTTATGAATGGCGAATTGTTATGGAATAA
- a CDS encoding phasin family protein — MPGFGDIVQKAFYLGVGLASYAGEKAGGKLAEVRSQVQKLADEMVAKGEMNTEEARRFVEDMMKQAQQAQPSGVASEKTPPSQPRRIEILEEDEEPTVKEASNDENVDKLRQEVLNLQDELKRLQRD; from the coding sequence ATGCCTGGTTTTGGAGATATTGTTCAAAAAGCTTTTTACCTCGGTGTTGGATTAGCTTCTTACGCAGGTGAGAAAGCAGGGGGAAAATTAGCCGAAGTGCGATCGCAAGTCCAAAAACTGGCAGATGAAATGGTGGCCAAGGGCGAAATGAATACAGAAGAAGCCCGCCGTTTCGTTGAAGATATGATGAAGCAAGCCCAACAAGCCCAACCATCTGGTGTAGCCTCTGAGAAAACGCCCCCTTCTCAACCTCGCCGCATTGAAATTTTAGAGGAAGATGAAGAGCCAACGGTGAAAGAGGCGTCAAATGATGAAAATGTAGATAAATTACGCCAAGAAGTGCTAAACCTGCAAGACGAGTTAAAACGATTGCAACGCGATTAA
- the queF gene encoding preQ(1) synthase produces the protein MTTDKLSESPSQTSQEMKYGERDIAEGKLITFPNPRVGRRYDINITLPEFTCKCPFSGYPDFATIYVSYVPDERVVELKALKLYINSYRDRYISHEESANQILDDFVAACDPLEVTVKADFTPRGNVHTVVEVRHQK, from the coding sequence ATGACAACTGATAAATTATCTGAAAGTCCATCCCAAACCAGCCAAGAAATGAAGTATGGCGAACGCGACATTGCAGAAGGTAAACTAATTACCTTTCCGAATCCGCGTGTGGGCAGGCGATATGACATTAACATTACTTTGCCGGAATTTACTTGTAAATGTCCGTTTTCCGGCTATCCTGACTTTGCGACAATTTATGTTAGCTATGTGCCTGATGAACGGGTAGTGGAATTGAAGGCGCTCAAACTTTATATTAATAGTTACCGCGATCGCTACATTTCCCACGAAGAATCTGCTAATCAAATTTTAGATGATTTTGTGGCTGCTTGTGACCCTTTGGAAGTCACGGTGAAAGCAGATTTTACGCCTCGTGGGAATGTACATACCGTGGTTGAAGTCCG